The nucleotide sequence CCGGGCGAGGCGTCGTGGTCGCCGGAAGGGGGTCCTGGATCGTCGTCGATCTGCAGGAGCGCGACGGAGGCGGCGGAGGAGGAGTCGAGGCACAGCAGAAGCACCTGGTCAGTCTAAGCCGCCGCCTCACGTCCCCGCTCAGCGCGCGAACAGGCCCAGAGCGTCCCAGGCCACCCAGCCGCCCTCGGCGAGGACGAACTCGACGGTGTTCTCACCGGCGCGCAGGGCCCCGGCCGGGAGCTCGAGCTCGTGGCGCGAGCGCTTGAGCGGCGAGCCGGTCGCCGTGGCATCGCCCTGCCGCGAGCCCTTGTTCGACCCCCGCGGCAGCTCGATGCCGCGCACCGGCGTCCCGTTGACGGCGATGTCCAGCCTCCCGCCCAGCGAGGTCGTGTCCACGAGCCACAGCGCCAGATCAGTCGTGCCCGGGGCCTCGTCGAGGTCCACGACCCAGCGGGCCCGATAGGACTTCCGGCCCGCCCAGGCGTCGCCGGGACCGGGCAGCAGGTACGGCCAGGCCTGACGGGGCTCGTCGTCGCCCTGGCGGAACTCGATGAGCGCCTGAGGGTAGGCCTTCGGGATCTTCGCGTAGTCCTTCGGGGCGAACTGCAGCTCGTGGGTCCTCCCGTCGAAGGAGCCGATCGCGGCCAGCTCCGTGCCGGTCTCGGTGACCGAGGCCTGCGAGGCTGCGATCAGCGGCCGGCTGGACAGGGACAGGCGCCCCGCATCGCTCACGGCGATGACCGTGAGGCTGTGCTGCTCCCCAGCGGGGTCCAGCCCGTCCAGCACGAAGCGCGGGAAGACGGTCCGGCCCACCAGGTGCTCCGGGTCCGGCTCACGCCCCCTGCCCCGGGGCGCTCCCGAGTAGATCCGGTAGTGATCGATCAGCGGCTCCCAGGGCAGCGCCTGCCACCGCAGCTCGAGGCGGCCGATCCCCGCCTCGGCCTCGAGGTCCTGGACGGTCTGCGGGCGCGGGCTCATGCTCGGTCCTCTCCGGCCGGGGCGAGTCCCGGCTCTCCTGCTCGGGTGCTGAAGCGCGCCGAGAGCTCCTTGGGCGCTGTGTCATCGGCCTCGATCCAGGGCACGGCCCAGAAGCTCGAGGTCATCTCCTGCGGGGTCAGCCGGACGTGGACGTAGCCGCGGCGCCCGTCGTAGTGGCGCACGTAGGGGTGACGGGTCCAGTCCGCGGTGTGGGCATCGGTCTCGGATCCGTCCCCGTCGGAGGCCACCGACGTGCAGACCAGCTCGACGCCGATCGTCTCGGAGGACGGATCCGCGAAGTCCTCCTTGAGCTCGGCGGCCACGTGCTTGTGGATGTCGCCGGTGAGCATGACCGGGTTGGAGACCTCGGACATGGCCGCCATCAGGCGTCGGCGGGCTGCCGGATAGCCGTCCCACATGTCGGTGCGGTCCTCGGAGACGGCCGTGAGCACGACCCCGTTGGCCAGCACGTCCCAGGTGGCAGTGCTCTGCGAAAGGCGGCCCTCGATCCAGGACTCCTGCTGGGCGCCCAGGATCGTGCGCTGCTCCCGGTTCTGCTCCTGGGCATCGGCAGGCTCCGGATCGCGGAACTGCCGCGAGTCCAGGAGGCTGAAGCGCGCCAGCGTGCCCACGTCGAAGCCGCTCGTGATGTCCGCGTCCGGGCCGGTGGGCAGGGCCTCGAGGTCCAGGGGCATGTTCTCGTAGAACGCCCGGTAGGCCACCGCGATCTGATGCTCGAAGTCCTCCGGGGACACGTCCTTGCCGGAGACCGCCGCGGCGTAGTTGTTCTGGACCTCGTGGTCGTCCCACACCGCCACGGCCGCCGCCCGTGCATGCACGGCCTGCAGGTGCGCATCCGACTTGAAGAGGCTGTAGCGCAGCCGGTACTGCTCGAGGGTCTCGATCTCCACCTCGTGCGCTGGCGCGACGCTCGCGCCCTGGCGCCACAGGTTGTCCGCTGTGATCCCGTACTCGTAGATGTAGTCCCCCACGAAGACCACGAGGTCCAGGTCCTCCTCCTGGGCCAGGTGGCGGTGCGCGGTGAAGTGCCCGTGGTACCAGGCCTGGCAGGAGACCAGGCCGAAGGAGAACGCGTCGGTCTGCTGTCCCGGGGCCGGCAGGGTCCGGAACCGCCCCACCGGGCTGACCTCCTGGCCGGATCGGAACCGGTACCAGTACTGCGTGTCCGGAGCCAGCCCCTCCACGCGAGGATGCACGGAATGCGCCAGCTCGGGCTGGGCCAGGGCATTGCCCCGCCGCTCCACGCGGGTGAACTCCGGGTCCCGGGAGACTTCCCAGCGCACCGGCGCCGGCCGCAGCGGCATCCCTCCGTGCCCGTCCTCGGCCAGTGGGTCCGGGGCCAGACGCGTCCACAGCACGGCGCCGTCGGGGCGCGGTGCGCCGCTGGCGACTCCCAGCCCGAACGTCGCCCCGGCTGCCTCCCCGGACTCGCTCGCCTCGGCAGGGGCGCTGATGCCCAGGGCGAGCGCGGTGCCGGTCAGGCCTCCGAGCTCCAGGAGCCGTCGTCGGTTCAGGGTGTGCGGGGCCGTGGTGGGTGACATGGGTCCTTCATGGGGAGCGGGTTTCGGGGGAAGGCCCCACCGTCCCCGCCTCAGGTTTCCCGTACCCGAACTGGCGCTGAATGCCCCTGGACCTGCCGGTCACGAGTGGTTGAAGACGTCGACGCATCGGCTGGGGCCGATCAGATCGTGCGGGTCCCCGGGCCGTCCGCGCCTGCGCAGTGTCATCGGCCGATCAGAGATTCCTCCACCCGGACGCTCGAGGCCGCACCTTCGCATCCCCTCAGTGCTGAGGGACTGCGAAGCTGGGCCCTCGTCGGAGAGCGGGTCAGCCCAGCCAGGCCAGCGCGGCCGTCCTCGTCGGTGGTCGTCTCGGTGGGGGCGTAGTCCAGCCCTGTCCTCTGCTCGACCGGCAGGGCGTCGAAGTCCGCCCGGTTCATCACCACGGGGCCCTGACCGTTGGCGAGCACGCCCACCACGCCGCCGCCGACGCGCTGGTGGACCTCG is from Kocuria palustris and encodes:
- a CDS encoding polysaccharide lyase family protein, producing MSPRPQTVQDLEAEAGIGRLELRWQALPWEPLIDHYRIYSGAPRGRGREPDPEHLVGRTVFPRFVLDGLDPAGEQHSLTVIAVSDAGRLSLSSRPLIAASQASVTETGTELAAIGSFDGRTHELQFAPKDYAKIPKAYPQALIEFRQGDDEPRQAWPYLLPGPGDAWAGRKSYRARWVVDLDEAPGTTDLALWLVDTTSLGGRLDIAVNGTPVRGIELPRGSNKGSRQGDATATGSPLKRSRHELELPAGALRAGENTVEFVLAEGGWVAWDALGLFAR
- a CDS encoding alkaline phosphatase D family protein; translation: MSPTTAPHTLNRRRLLELGGLTGTALALGISAPAEASESGEAAGATFGLGVASGAPRPDGAVLWTRLAPDPLAEDGHGGMPLRPAPVRWEVSRDPEFTRVERRGNALAQPELAHSVHPRVEGLAPDTQYWYRFRSGQEVSPVGRFRTLPAPGQQTDAFSFGLVSCQAWYHGHFTAHRHLAQEEDLDLVVFVGDYIYEYGITADNLWRQGASVAPAHEVEIETLEQYRLRYSLFKSDAHLQAVHARAAAVAVWDDHEVQNNYAAAVSGKDVSPEDFEHQIAVAYRAFYENMPLDLEALPTGPDADITSGFDVGTLARFSLLDSRQFRDPEPADAQEQNREQRTILGAQQESWIEGRLSQSTATWDVLANGVVLTAVSEDRTDMWDGYPAARRRLMAAMSEVSNPVMLTGDIHKHVAAELKEDFADPSSETIGVELVCTSVASDGDGSETDAHTADWTRHPYVRHYDGRRGYVHVRLTPQEMTSSFWAVPWIEADDTAPKELSARFSTRAGEPGLAPAGEDRA